A portion of the Toxoplasma gondii ME49 chromosome VIIb, whole genome shotgun sequence genome contains these proteins:
- a CDS encoding hypothetical protein (encoded by transcript TGME49_260580): protein MIVDPQAAIPSGEGYAQGLVGETVCAGSRRGEEEFVDAEDGQSRLDSVGTDCSAVPIEQNYFGLRADESGVQMLQYLLHKEAEKVWILNAKLEKEGRSLDGLRRQSNILRDEYHRLQKEYKAMTDLYLTKEELCRKKEAKVKELLEENERLRKIVHQGQIEAETFKIVGDQLVDNFEEKIIGIMTECSSVASILAKKWTTKDLRAAFERKSVGDFALAHVCLLHCRSDETADDNVERNAKPETEVNFQNPDAGEQDQAHSLGHGKLPSTSAQEGQSVCEPAFGGGSASDKEDETPEIQCPAGESHKLSKGTQLVPSFVSVERQLANIPGQTGAKVRGLSERRASLPPPCVNGYRKQPTGIRNTIHTGSLTAGSLSAIGRKRLEGIQNNSRMSLDNLAASQGTCRSIRIAALNSTSVALKNRPAWGRSPVRRVISENFSAPLTGRHTDRQSGPPATTRLAGEKKCLAGSKTFSTTSEVNLSVQTKDEFQGSAARTPQNRTRGPGCALTNSVRPRGSEAASATGDKVAYIECEKSLKSFETCIAKGQAVSGSVTDLKNVRSETANEPPRGHTRVTIGDRGRGSLSHRGRKPSDGAGGCATARSASRVTARSLVRSVNKVLSIEKSTSSETIRKQTSSPSNAPEKNTPSAGTSAQCMEKAAIRTAPMVCAKTGSALGYNVHAISRSQAPPEHHDVPTCRKSVGRSSETHIALADACRRPTPHSPSTSFGSGPLPPSQSSASDANQGGVNKLFYGTQSKGDTTRSPVETVVSNASVGSVNSQIAPLAQTGAKSDSVGRKTASKLPPVQPSPQPFSHASRISFDPRPLKVGGHVNIILKPFAAKASHCSDAVAFSEPEQPESGGKTSGNTSGEKTCSSAAESHLPLLTSECLRPVNGTAIEENDIRRPTESQQGVALQATELLRSFHQPSEDVLDCSNDPTRLRLPPPQSKVTVSGEVPSFRPNVGLEGTDTDRVNLKSCPQEETETGDRLSERDGDTSKEFPKCATEGRLPSRTVQRTAHAEKPKKIPLEDLTTWTENNGVAAVASVAPEHRPVDGVATAKTQSRQAGTSRLRTPEGTPSVEDNTGLGAYLSVAPHASAHTNLETESRDQIADDSRVKTGNPLFRNTNATAAADLPTASHPMNCSTTSETQQSSKSAQGASDISGATTLNNSPQLGPHPRPVSAFGVSASVPAGFAEAGGRPDLSVDTREIPTNAIANNNIVKGTAALPSPVGTVLRGSTGLMQVRRVGMGGPAVAGGERASLPVFCPSSLAHNPANNTQLSWSSGANVNCPPAPRPVYTRFTVSGPDAGTRVFAKQTMVTQSRPGDVKEGAASHPSAASLGVSSDVRRSVQTNCNMPVNQLQPPIRVGGNETRVHPLLPPQMSAGGERPRMPSQTFTFTTKPGIGAPQEGWIRITGRPEGQGKQGYHPSGFGQYQARPHAFHDQPSQVPGIQQQTCTQMPNQSASPVQMHYAMPRAPGNSVTPQGYALPQQPQHFTFIPHQMRSQDSAGQWSPVHMQLFQRTSWHPMQCPQPACYDKRFPVLTQVRGQYVQTTVPSHQGLLGPPAGLN, encoded by the exons ATGATTGTGGATCCGCAAGCGGCAATTCCTTCTGGAGAAGGTTATGCGCAGGGTCTTGTAGGTGAAACGGTGTGCGCGGGTtcgcggagaggagaagaagagttcgTCGATGCTGAGGACGGACAGAGCCGGCTGGACTCCGTGGGC ACGGATTGCTCAGCAGTGCCCATAGAGCAGAACTACTTCGGTCTACGCGCTGACGAGTCTGGTGTTCAGATGTTGCAATACCTGCTTCAcaaggaagcggagaaagtTTGGATTTTGAACGCGAAactggaaaaagaaggaa GATCTCTCGACGGCCTACGACGTCAATCGAATATTTTGCGAGACGAG TACCACCGCTTGCAGAAGGAGTACAAAGCAATGACTGATCTCTATTTGACCAAGGAG GAACTCTGTcggaagaaagaagccaAGGTTAAGGAGCTGCTGGAAGAGAATGAACGACTTCGCAAGATTGTGCACCAGGGACAGATCGAG GCCGAGACGTTTAAGATTGTCGGGGACCAACTCGTCGATAATTTCGAAGAGAAAATTAT CGGTATCATGACCGAGTGTTCCTCGGTCGCCTCCATCCTTGCAAAGAAGTGGACCACTAAGGATCTACGAGCTGCATTCGAACGAAAATCCGTCGGCGATTTTGCGTTGGCCCacgtctgtcttcttcactgccGTAGCGACGAAACAGCAGACGACAatgtcgagagaaacgcaaaacCAGAAACGGAGGTGAATTTCCAAAACCCAGATGCAGGTGAACAAGACCAAGCACATTCTCTGGGGCATGGGAAGTTACCCTCTACGTCAGCGCAGGAAGGACAGTCGGTCTGTGAGCCCGCTTTCGGTGGAGGAAGTGCCAGtgacaaagaagacgaaacgccTGAAATACAGTGCCCTGCCGGTGAAAGTCATAAGTTATCAAAGGGAACTCAGCTGGTCCCTAGTTTTGTGTCAGTGGAGCGCCAGCTTGCTAATATCCCGGGTCAGACCGGTGCGAAAGTACGGGGTCTGTCAGAGAGGCGAGCGTCTCTACCCCCGCCATGTGTTAACGGCTACCGAAAGCAACCAACAGGCATTCGGAATACTATACACACTGGTAGCTTGACAGCGGGGAGTCTGTCAGCAATTGGGCGGAAGCGCTTGGAAGGCATCCAAAATAACAGCCGTATGTCACTTGACAATCTCGCAGCCTCCCAAGGGACATGCCGCTCAATCAGAATAGCTGCATTGAACAGCACGTCTGTTGCCCTTAAGAATCGTCCAGCCTGGGGACGTTCCCCCGTTCGCCGGGTCATTTCTGAGAACTTCTCTGCTCCCCTGACTGGGCGACACactgacaggcagtccggccCACCAGCTACAACCCGGCttgctggagaaaagaaatgtTTGGCCGGGAGCAAGACATTTTCGACTACGAGCGAGGTGAATCTATCCGTTCAGACGAAGGACGAGTTTCAAGGTAGCGCCGCTAGAACACCACAGAACCGTACTCGGGGACCCGGTTGTGCATTGACGAACTCCGTACGCCCTAGAGGCTCTGAAGCGGCTTCGGCCACAGGAGACAAGGTTGCATACATCGAATGCGAAAAAAGTCTCAAGTCCTTCGAGACATGTATCGCTAAGGGACAGGCGGTGTCTGGGTCCGTAACGGACCTAAAAAATGTAAGAAGTGAGACAGCAAATGAGCCACCGAGAGGGCATACCCGAGTAACGATAGGGGACCGAGGACGGGGTTCACTTTCTCATCGAGGTCGAAAGCCCTCCGATGGAGCTGGAGGATGTGCCACAGCACGGTCAGCATCCAGGGTGACTGCAAGGTCTCTGGTTCGATCTGTCAACAAAGTGCTTTCGATTGAGAAGTCGACATCGTCTGAGACGATCCGAAAACAAACATCGTCCCCCAGTAACGCACCCGAAAAAAACACACCATCTGCCGGGACAAGTGCACAATGCATGGAGAAAGCAGCCATCCGAACCGCACCAATGGTCTGCGCAAAAACAGGTTCTGCTCTCGGATATAACGTACATGCCATATCGCGATCGCAGGCGCCCCCTGAACATCACGACGTGCCCACGTGTAGAAAATCTGTCGGTCGTTCGAGTGAGACACACATTGCCCTGGCAGATGCTTGCAGAAGACCTACGCCCCACAGTCCCTCGACTTCATTTGGAAGCGGCCCTCTTCCTCCATCGCAGTCATCTGCCAGCGATGCAAATCAAGGAGGCGTCAACAAGCTCTTCTATGGAACTCAAAGTAAAGGAGACACAACCAGATCACCCGTCGAGACTGTCGTCAGTAATGCTTCTGTGGGAAGCGTGAATTCCCAGATTGCGCCCCTAGCACAGACAGGTGCTAAGTCGGACAGCGTAGGTCGAAAGACAGCATCCAAGCTGCCTCCTGTTCAGCCATCCCCTCAACCTTTCAGTCATGCGTCTAGGATCAGTTTTGATCCCCGTCCGCTAAAAGTTGGCGGCCACGTTAACATCATACTGAAGCCATTCGCTGCAAAAGCATCTCACTGTTCGGACGCTGTTGCGTTCAGTGAACCAGAACAACCCGAGAGTGGCGGCAAGACTTCAGGCAATACATCCGGGGAAAAGACGTGCAGCTCTGCAGCTGAATCACACTTGCCACTCCTTACTTCTGAGTGTTTACGCCCTGTCAATGGAACAGCCATCGAAGAAAATGACATCCGCCGCCCAACAGAATCGCAACAAGGAGTGGCCCTTCAGGCGACAGAACTCCTCCGTTCGTTTCATCAGCCCTCGGAGGACGTGCTGGATTGCTCTAATGACCCCACAAGACTTCGGCTTCCTCCACCACAGTCGAAAGTAACAGTCTCTGGTGAAGTCCCCTCCTTCAGGCCCAATGTCGGCCTTGAAGGGACAGACACCGACCGAGTTAACCTCAAAAGCTGCCcgcaagaggagacagagactggAGATCGGCTAAGCGAAAGAGACGGTGACACATCAAAAGAGTTTCCGAAGTGCGCGACGGAGGGAAGGCTACCGAGTCGGACGGTTCAGCGGACAGCGCACGCTGAGAAACCCAAGAAGATTCCTCTCGAAGATTTGACAACTTGGACAGAAAACAATGGTGTGGCAGCAGTTGCTTCGGTCGCACCGGAGCATCGCCCCGTAGACGGAGTGGCAACGGCGAAAACACAATCAAGGCAGGCGGGCACCAGCCGCTTAAGAACACCTGAAGGCACCCCTTCCGTAGAGGACAATACCGGACTAGGCGCGTACCTAAGCGTGGCTCCGCATGCGTCAGCTCACACTAATCTTGAAACGGAATCGAGGGACCAAATTGCAGATGACTCTCGTGTGAAAACGGGGAATCCACTTTTCCGCAACACCAATGCAACGGCTGCAGCGGATCTGCCCACTGCGTCGCATCCCATGAATTGTTCAACTACTTCAGAGACTCAGCAATCCTCAAAGTCGGCACAAGGAGCTTCAGATATATCTGGAGCCACAACGCTGAACAATTCGCCGCAGCTGGGCCCACATCCTCGTCCAGTGTCTGCATtcggcgtttctgcttctgttccGGCCGGCTTCGCCGAGGCTGGCGGTCGTCCAGACCTCAGCGTAGACACACGCGAAATACCAACGAACGCCATCGCAAACAACAACATCGTGAAGGGCACGGCAGCCCTTCCCTCACCAGTGGGAACAGTGCTACGAGGGAGCACGGGCCTGATGCAGGTCCGCAGGGTGGGAATGGGAGGACCCGCCGTCgctggaggagaacgagCCTCTTTGCCTGTTTTTTGTCCGTCTTCATTAGCACACAATCCCGCAAACAACACCCAGCTTAGTTGGTCTTCTGGTGCAAATGTGAACTGTCCACCGGCACCCCGACCCGTGTACACAAGGTTCACCGTATCTGGACCTGACGCGGGTACACGAGTCTTCGCAAAACAAACGATGGTCACGCAGTCTCGACCAGGAGACGTGAAAGAAGGAGCGGCCTCGCATCCATCAGCCGCCTCTCTGGGGGTCTCGTCTGACGTTCGACGTTCCGTTCAGACGAATTGCAACATGCCTGTCAATCAGCTGCAACCACCAATCCGAGTTGGCGGGAACGAGACGAGAGTGCACCCACTTCTACCTCCGCAGATGTCTGCCGGAGGTGAACGACCCCGTATGCCGTCCCAAACATTCACTTTCACAACCAAGCCGGGAATTGGAGCCCCGCAAGAAGGATGGATAAGGATAACTGGACGACCAGAGGGACAGGGAAAACAGGGCTATCACCCTTCCGGATTCGGCCAGTATCAAGCGCGCCCGCACGCCTTTCATGATCAGCCATCCCAGGTGCCCGGTATTCAGCAGCAGACCTGTACTCAAATGCCAAACCAGAGTGCCTCTCCGGTTCAAATGCACTATGCAATGCCACGGGCCCCAGGAAACTCCGTCACACCGCAGGGATACGCGCTGCCGCAGCAGCCCCAACATTTCACGTTTATTCCACATCAAATGAGAAGTCAAGACTCCGCTGGTCAATGGTCGCCGGTGCACATGCAACTCTTTCAACGCACTTCCTGGCATCCAATGCAGTGCCCTCAACCCGCATGCTATGACAAGCGTTTTCCTGTGTTAACACAGGTTCGCGGCCAGTATGTGCAAACCACTGTTCCCTCTCACCAAGGCCTCTTAGGGCCTCCAGCAGGACTGAACTGA
- a CDS encoding Pumilio-family RNA binding repeat-containing protein (encoded by transcript TGME49_260600): MPFVLYHRREVLSDPAERSRYSVHEAVREVNVHTRSTPARLEEFLKEMLTCFTSLSPRQPPSEAVRSPYLPRVGATMSLGNLEACSPAAGCREGRKVNFCSAASGPGNEGNAVTSPSAFPSSTMASPVLTAVSSVTTPPCQGLVSGGLDISPVCGSGGLSPSATEKRTSFFQPFDGEIPRPTSAPPHLEKSSSTLFAFPPSGSTPNRLIDIRCDELYQEFYRNLSQTNPKLPKPLEEDQSFLDLASQKKDRRRSTRAAGYYNGPNREIRGGTSSAANDGISCCPSLSSSFSATSRGNVGAGVTQDEEEGTASRHLPSAAAVNAAALALVDELQHCQDTANLVSTRALSLAVLAAAGGVPGTSGPVVDGAARGGGKAAEETEQSPANLSAAAAAALLQDAHAAWKESGGNAALLPMVQKWTEAILNRCPDAQNGGPSPTSTTTGVSGSNTTSSSHHYQQRSSITTSFCSDGPSGDGSVGASSLRSSQRNRSPPPASSPNSMVFSFPISTNISPSSRGRAGDNVSMDSRSCHLEVDDNGSGRRSRSVSHDRSSRNRPSGFPCEDESLRLPKHASLSASGTPLASVDDVSPVGAHPGASPSSSGLVMDGGFTGFLASPGVSSASESIPASGGQSVSGALGSQGQGRAALTATQQQEQHFLQAVSALRGSPASQAAFLADADPVILAAAASGGLSGVLHPALSVGGHLPANPAAAVALLSAMAGAAGTSSPDGPLGLQHVSSPAMGPLGLDSGFAHAANSSTAGGGANVGAGSLPHSGASGDANAAAMMHALNLAVLGQAFNHRSREAQGDENNDAEAGQAAIPVQTPGAVTAAAAQEAAGNVQLLSSVLYPLLNAQAPASLGMLGGATGPVSSHSAPPGMVLGAARDPRGSMPCMVGTASSLGGHDLYFGGLQHQRGPLGVGDQNLPPAAAALLATATRLSHGTPPGLGLSPAVAPLPVPQGVDVHANFLHQQRAASAAAHQTAAGAGMHASGWAAVGGTSSSTGTTPAGANANSRQMCLLSAQGLESTGTDAHFRAQANLPFGNYYQTVERDVKQTRASGFPQGSDVKSNSGRSRTGRLDARGKNGGQAQQRFLGGFQGDSLDGRSKASSTGATANGKIGAGGRKGDSKEDVVGRLAGVEGLATVTGCGPNGPGTLTVAAAEDLVFGNKYKGNIEMIARDQIGCRMLQRKLSEASPEEVEAIRLEVLECVVVLLVDPFGNYLVQKVVEECEEPQLLQLVRKIRPRLVDICLSPHGTRAVQKLIEVCAGLPAGSAATNELLAALRPSVVLLAKDVNANHVVQKILSSFPASRCDFVFAQVKKNCVEISTERHGCCVMQRCIDAAPPRAKSEILQEIAANALELMQDAFGNYVVQCVLDLQIEGFNGAVAGAIRGHIRELSMQKFSSNVVEKCLVLGTPEQRNLIVDELLAEGDGLKDLLLDSYANYVIQRALTVSSPAAQQQLLLAIQPCLSQLRQTQPGSRVAHKLVKKFPNILAPASATCVAGGDSISGFSDEASKKALRGQAKAAAALKGVTGTNGVSQRAGTGSRSKKKEKADKSCERKGSTPATTKSRRRREETAQFHSRLVTENEAVEVVEKREALDISKELQSVMTSVARRNVMEVTKACPITSLSVGPAVHAQSCQRMSLEGKGRSAAGKLKEDHSRETDTSPAMIAVDGM, from the exons ATGCCTTTTGTACTTTATCACCGGCGAGAAGTTTTGTCGGACCCGGCTGAGCGCAGCAGATACTCCGTACATGAAGCGGTTCGTGAAGTAAACGTGCACACCCGCAGCACTCCGGCGAGACTGGAAGAATTTCTGAAGGAAATG CTGACTTGTTTtacctctctttctcctcgacaGCCCCCCTCAGAAGCCGTGCGGTCGCCCTACCTCCCGCGCGTCGGCGCAACCATGAGTCTCGGCAACCTCGAGGCATGCTCCCCTGCGGCAGGGTGTAGGGAAGGGAGGAAGGTTAATTTCTGCTCAGCAGCAAGTGGACCTGGCAATGAGGGGAACGCAGTGACAAGCCCTTCTGCCTTCCCTTCGTCTACCATGGCGTCTCCGGTCCTCACTGCCGTGAGCTCTGTGACCACCCCGCCCTGCCAGGGACTAGTTTCCGGGGGTTTGGACATCTCCCCTGTTTGCGGATCGGGGGGCTTGTCTCCCAGTGCTACCGAGAAACGCACTTCCTTTTTCCAGCCATTCGATGGGGAGATTCCTCGTCCTACCTCCGCGCCGCCTCACCTGGAGAAATCCTCCTCGacgctcttcgccttccctcctAGCGGATCAACCCCCAACCGCCTAATCGATATCCGCTGCGACGAACTGTACCAGGAATTCTACAG GAACCTGTCCCAGACGAATCCGAAGCTGCCAAAGCCTTTGGAAGAGGACCAGTCTTTCCTAGATCTGGcttcacagaagaaagaccgTCGTCGCAGCACGCGTGCGGCAGGCTACTACAATGGACCCAACCGGGAGATCCGAGGCGGTACGAGCAGCGCCGCGAACGATGGGATCTCCTGCTGtccgtcgctgtcttcctctttctccgcgACCTCTCGCGGCAATGTGGGTGCGGGGGTAACCcaagatgaggaagaaggaacggcTTCCAGGCACCTCCCATCGGCAGCCGCAGTGAACGCAGCGGCTCTCGCGCTAGTCGACGAGTTGCAGCATTGCCAGGACACTGCAAACTTGGTTTCCACCAGAGCCCTGAGTCTAGCGGTATTGGCTGCAGCAGGGGGCGTCCCAGGGACTTCAGGTCCAGTTGTAGATGGGGCAGCAAGAGGCGGAGGGAAGGCAGCGGAGGAGACTGAACAGTCGCCAGCCAACTTatcagctgctgcagccgcTGCCCTCCTGCAGGACGCGCACGCTGCCTGGAAAGAATCCGGAGGAAATGCAGCTCTGCTCCCTATGGTGCAAAAAT GGACCGAGGCGATTTTGAATCGTTGCCCCGATGCGCAGAATGGCGGCCCGAGTCCGACGAGCACAACCACGGGGGTTTCGGGGAGCAACACAACGTCGAGCAGCCACCATTATCAGCAGCGAAGTTCGATAACGACAAGTTTCTGTTCTGACGGTCCTTCAGGGGACGGCTCTGTGGGTGCTTCCAGTTTGCGTTCCTCTCAGAGAAACCGGTCGCCCCCGCCTGCATCTTCGCCGAATTCGATGGTGTTTTCGTTTCCCATTTCCACCAACATTTCCCCGTCTTCACGCGGTCGGGCCGGTGACAACGTCAGCATGGACTCCAGGAGTTGTCATCTGGAGGTGGACGACAACGGATCTGGCCGCCGCAGTCGAAGCGTTTCCCACGACCGCAGTTCTCGCAATCGTCCCAGTGGCTTTCCGTGTGAGGATGAAAGTTTGCGTCTTCCGAAGCATGCGAGCCTCTCCGCGTCTGGAACGCCGCTTGCATCGGTGGATGACGTTTCGCCTGTCGGGGCCCATCCGGgggcttcgccttcgtcgtctggaCTGGTCATGGACGGAGGGTTCACAGGCTTTCTTGCGTCACCTGGAGTCTCATCCGCGTCAGAAAGCATCCCTGCGTCTGGGGGACAGTCTGTGTCAGGCGCACTGGGCAGTCAGGGACAGGGTCGCGCGGCCTTGACGGCGACACAGCAACAGGAACAGCACTTTCTTCAGGCAGTCTCTGCTCTACGAGGCTCTCCAGCGTCTCAAGCTGCGTTTCTCGCAGATGCAGATCCCGTCATTCTTGCGGCTGCAGCATCAGGTGGCCTTTCGGGGGTCCTGCACCCCGCGCTCTCTGTGGGAGGGCATCTGCCGGCTAACCCTGCGGCGGCGGTCGCGCTGCTTTCTGCGATGGCAGGGGCTGCAGGGACGTCGTCGCCGGATGGGCCCTTGGGGCTTCAGCACGTCTCCAGTCCAGCGATGGGGCCTCTCGGGCTTGACTCTGGATTCGCGCATGCGGCGAACAGCAGCACTGCTGGTGGGGGTGCAAACGTAGGTGCGGGATCCCTCCCGCATTCGGGTGCCAGCGGGGATGCCAACGCCGCGGCGATGATGCATGCGCTCAACCTAGCGGTTCTTGGGCAAGCGTTCAATCACCGATCCAGGGAAGCACAGGGAGATGAGAAcaacgacgcagaagcaggacAGGCAGCCATCCCAGTTCAGACACCGGGGGCCGTCACAGCAGCGGCAGCGCAAGAGGCCGCTGGAAATGTACAGCTATTGTCTTCTGTGTTGTATCCACTCTTGAATGCGCAAGCACCGGCATCGTTGGGGATGTTGGGAGGTGCGACAGGCCCGGTCTCTTCGCACTCAGCCCCACCAGGCATGGTGCTGGGTGCTGCAAGAGACCCGCGGGGAAGCATGCCCTGCATGGTCGGGACGGCGTCTTCGCTGGGAGGACATGACTTGTACTTTGGAGG TCTGCAACACCAGAGAGGCCCCTTAGGCGTCGGTGACCAGAATTTGCCTCCTGCAGCGGCTGCCTTGCTTGCAACCGCGACGAGGCTTTCTCACGGTACGCCTCCTGGTCTCGGCCTTTCACCCGCAGTTGCTCCTCTCCCAGTTCCTCAAGGCGTTGACGTTCACGCGAATTTCCTTCACCAGCAGCGCGCTGCATCGGCGGCGGCTCATCAGACAGCCGCGGGGGctggcatgcatgcatctggaTGGGCCGCCGTTGGTGGGACTAGCTCGTCAACGGGCACCACCCCTGCCGGTGCGAATGCGAATTCACGCCAGATGTGTCTTCTGTCGGCACAAGGCCTGGAATCTACCGGCACAGATG CGCACTTCCGAGCCCAAGCAAACCTGCCTTTTGGCAACTACTACCAGACTGTTGAGAGAGACGTGAAACAGACAAGAGCGTCTGGTTTTCCTCAAGGATCTGATGTGAAGAGTAATAGTGGGCGCAGCCGAACGGGGCGGCTGGACGCTCGTGGGAAGAACGGGGGCCAAGCGCAGCAGCGTTTCTTGGGAGGGTTTCAGGGAGACAGCCTCGATGGGCGTTCCAAAGCGTCTTCCACTGGAGCCACTGCCAATGGCAAAATCGGAGCGGGAGGCAGAAAAGGCGACTCAAAAGAGGACGTGGTGGGTAGACTGGCGGGCGTCGAAGGCTTGGCGACAGTCACAGGATGTGGCCCGAATGGTCCAGGCACGCTGACAGTCGCCGCTGCAGAGGACCTTGTGTTTGGCAACAAGTACAAGGGCAACATTGAAATGATCGCTCGCGACCAGATTGGATGCCGGATGCTTCAGCGGAAACTGTCGGAAGCGAGTCCAGAAGAGGTGGAGGCCATCCGCCTAGAGGTTCTTGAGTGCGTCGTAGTGCTTCTCGTCGATCCGTTCGGAAACTACCTTGTACAGAAGGTGGTCGAGGAGTGTGAGgagccgcagctgctgcagctggtTAGGAAGATCCGCCCTCGCCTCGTCGACATCTGCCTCAGCCCTCACGGGACACGAGCGGTTCAGAAGCTCATTGAAGTCTGCGCTGGACTG CCGGCCGGCAGTGCGGCGACGAATGAACTGTTGGCGGCCTTGCGACCTTCCGTCGTTCTCCTCGCCAAGGACGTGAACGCAAATCATGTCGTTCAAAAGATCCTTTCCTCGTTCCCAGCTTCGCGGTGTGACTTCGTTTTTGCCCAAGTCAAGAAGAACTGTGTGGAAATCTCCACAGAGCGCCACGGCTGCTGCGTCATGCAGCGGTGTATCGATGCGGCACCGCCACGGGCGAAG AGTGAAATTCTTCAGGAAATCGCCGCTAATGCGCTCGAGCTCATGCAAGACGCGTTCGGCAATTACGTCGTGCAGTGCGTGCTGGATCTCCAAATTGAA GGATTCAACGGCGCTGTCGCAGGGGCAATTCGTGGTCACATCCGTGAACTTTCTATGCAAAAGTTCTCCTCAAACGTCGTTGAAAAG tGTTTGGTGCTTGGCACTCCGGAGCAACGGAATCTGATTGTTGACGAATTGCTGGCAGAAGGCGATGGTCTCAAGGACCTGCTCCTTGACTCGTATGCGAACTATG TCATTCAGCGTGCCCTCAcggtttcctctccagcGGCTCAGCAGCAACTTCTTCTCGCCATTCAGCCCTGCCTGTCTCAGTTGCGCCAGACACAGCCCGGGAGTCGCGTGGCTCACAAACTTGTGAAGAAATTCCCCAACATCCTTGCTCCGGCGTCAGCGACATGCGTAGCAGGCGGCGACAGCATCTCAGGTTTCAGTGACGAGGCATCGAAGAAGGCACTTCGGGGTCAAGCGAAGGCGGCCGCCGCGTTGAAGGGAGTAACTGGAACCAACGGAGTTAGCCAGCGTGCCGGTACCGGTTCCcgctcgaagaagaaggagaaggctgATAAAAGTTGTGAGAGGAAAGGGTCGACGCCGGCGACGACGAAATcaaggcgaaggcgcgaggAAACGGCCCAGTTTCACAGCCGGTTGGTGACTGAAAACGAAGCGGTGGAGGTCgtcgagaaacgagaggcgTTGGATATCTCCAAAGAGCTGCAGTCGGTAATGACATCCGTGGCCAGGCGAAACGTTATGGAAGTTACCAAGGCGTGTCCAATCACCTCTTTGTCTGTCGGTCCAGCTGTCCATGCCCAGAGCTGCCAGAGGATGTCTCTTGAAGGGAAGGGTCGTTCAGCGGCGGGCAAGTTGAAAGAAGATCATTCACGAGAGACGGACACCAGCCCGGCAATGATTGCTGTCGATGGGATGTAG